A region from the Streptomyces lydicus genome encodes:
- the fbaA gene encoding class II fructose-bisphosphate aldolase codes for MPIATPEVYNEMLDRAKAGKFAYPAINVTSTQTLHAALRGFAEAQSDGIIQISTGGAEFLGGQYNKDMVTGAVALAEFAHVVAEKYDVTVALHTDHCPKDKLDGYVRPLLDISAERVAKGQNPLFQSHMWDGSAENLADNLAIGQELLAKAAAAKIILEVEITPTGGEEDGVTHEINDELYTTVDDALRTAEALGLGEKGRYLLAASFGNVHGVYKPGNVVLRPELLKDLQEGVGAKYGKAAPFDFVFHGGSGSTPEEIATALENGVVKMNLDTDTQYAFSRPVADHMFRNYDGVLKVDGEVGNKKAYDPRSWGKLAEAGMAQRVTQACENLRSTGTKIK; via the coding sequence ATGCCCATCGCAACCCCCGAGGTCTACAACGAGATGCTTGACCGGGCGAAGGCAGGAAAGTTCGCCTACCCGGCCATCAACGTCACCTCGACGCAGACGCTGCACGCCGCGCTGCGTGGGTTCGCCGAGGCGCAGAGCGACGGCATCATCCAGATCTCCACCGGTGGTGCGGAGTTCCTGGGCGGCCAGTACAACAAGGACATGGTGACCGGCGCGGTCGCGCTCGCCGAGTTCGCGCACGTCGTGGCCGAGAAGTACGACGTCACCGTCGCGCTGCACACCGACCACTGCCCCAAGGACAAGCTCGACGGCTATGTCCGCCCGCTGCTGGACATCTCCGCGGAGCGGGTGGCCAAGGGCCAGAACCCGCTGTTCCAGTCCCACATGTGGGACGGCTCGGCCGAGAACCTGGCCGACAACCTGGCCATCGGCCAGGAACTGCTCGCCAAGGCGGCCGCCGCCAAGATCATCCTTGAGGTCGAGATCACCCCGACCGGTGGCGAGGAGGACGGCGTCACCCACGAGATCAACGACGAGCTCTACACCACGGTCGACGACGCGCTGCGCACCGCCGAGGCGCTGGGCCTGGGCGAGAAGGGCCGCTACCTGCTCGCCGCCTCCTTCGGCAACGTCCACGGCGTCTACAAGCCGGGCAACGTCGTGCTCCGCCCCGAGCTGCTGAAGGACCTGCAGGAGGGCGTGGGCGCCAAGTACGGCAAGGCCGCCCCGTTCGACTTCGTCTTCCACGGCGGCTCCGGCTCCACCCCCGAGGAGATCGCCACCGCGCTGGAGAACGGCGTGGTCAAGATGAACCTGGACACCGACACCCAGTACGCCTTCTCCCGCCCGGTCGCGGACCACATGTTCCGTAACTACGACGGTGTGCTGAAGGTCGACGGCGAGGTCGGCAACAAGAAGGCCTACGACCCGCGTAGCTGGGGCAAGCTGGCCGAGGCCGGGATGGCCCAGCGCGTCACCCAGGCCTGCGAGAACCTGCGCTCCACCGGCACCAAGATCAAGTAA
- a CDS encoding MFS transporter — translation MSEPSAPGAVRLASAQGRWVLATAVLGSGMAMLDSTVVNVALPRIGKDLNTDLAVLQWTVTAYMLTLSSLILLGGALGDRFGRRRVFVIGVVWFAAASLLCGLAPGAGVLVAARALQGVGGALLTPGSLALIQAVFHPDDRARAVGAWSGLGGVAAAVGPFIGGWLVDGAGWRWVFFLNVPLAAVCVPVALRHVPETRERDARERRGFDVPGAVLGALALAGVTYALIAAPGGGAGPGVIVPAVAGVLLGVLFVHVERRRKDPMLPPAIFGIRLFSAVNAVTVCVYAAFGGFFFLSVLQLQVVVGYSALQAGTALLPTTVLMLLLSARSGQLGQRIGPRIPLTVGPLLCAAGMLLMTRVGRGASYFTDVLPALVVLGAGMVTLVAPLTSTVLASVDVDRAGLASGINNAAARAASLMAVAALPLLAGIGPEAYRSADAFGAAFRRAMPLCAGILVIGALIAVLTVRSNVLRAAPGAEEPCRAETTYHCGVCAPPLDPGETTVRRVRRLPRGGGRPPRPAGGDTP, via the coding sequence ATGAGCGAACCGAGTGCGCCCGGCGCGGTCCGGCTGGCCTCGGCACAGGGCCGGTGGGTGCTGGCGACGGCCGTGCTGGGGTCCGGCATGGCGATGCTCGACAGCACCGTCGTCAATGTCGCCCTGCCCAGGATCGGCAAGGACCTCAACACGGATCTGGCGGTGCTCCAGTGGACCGTCACCGCCTACATGCTCACCCTCTCCTCGCTGATCCTGCTGGGCGGCGCCCTCGGTGACCGCTTCGGCCGGCGCCGGGTGTTCGTGATCGGGGTGGTGTGGTTCGCCGCGGCCTCGCTGCTGTGCGGGCTCGCGCCGGGCGCCGGGGTGCTGGTCGCGGCCCGGGCGCTGCAGGGCGTCGGCGGGGCGCTGCTCACCCCCGGTTCGCTGGCCCTGATCCAGGCCGTCTTCCACCCCGATGACCGGGCGCGGGCGGTCGGTGCCTGGTCGGGGCTCGGTGGTGTGGCCGCGGCGGTCGGCCCGTTCATCGGCGGCTGGCTGGTGGACGGGGCGGGCTGGCGCTGGGTGTTCTTCCTGAACGTGCCGCTGGCGGCGGTGTGCGTACCGGTGGCGCTGCGGCACGTCCCCGAGACCCGGGAGCGGGACGCCCGCGAGCGCCGCGGCTTCGATGTGCCCGGCGCGGTGCTGGGCGCGCTGGCGCTGGCCGGGGTGACCTATGCGCTGATCGCCGCCCCGGGCGGGGGCGCCGGGCCCGGCGTGATCGTTCCGGCGGTGGCCGGGGTGCTGCTCGGGGTGCTCTTCGTCCATGTCGAGCGGCGGCGGAAGGATCCGATGCTGCCCCCGGCGATCTTCGGCATCCGGCTGTTCTCGGCCGTCAACGCCGTGACGGTGTGCGTCTACGCCGCGTTCGGCGGCTTCTTCTTCCTCTCCGTGCTCCAGCTCCAGGTCGTGGTGGGGTACTCGGCGCTCCAGGCCGGTACCGCGCTGCTGCCCACCACCGTGCTGATGCTGCTGCTGTCCGCCCGCTCGGGCCAGCTGGGGCAGCGCATCGGGCCGCGGATTCCGCTCACCGTCGGACCGCTGCTGTGCGCCGCGGGGATGCTGCTGATGACGCGGGTGGGCCGGGGCGCCTCGTACTTCACCGATGTGCTGCCCGCGCTGGTGGTGCTGGGCGCGGGGATGGTGACGCTGGTCGCGCCGCTCACCTCGACCGTGCTGGCGTCGGTGGACGTGGACCGGGCGGGCCTGGCCAGCGGCATCAACAACGCGGCGGCGCGGGCCGCGAGCCTGATGGCGGTCGCCGCGCTGCCGCTGCTGGCGGGCATCGGCCCGGAGGCCTACCGCTCTGCGGACGCGTTCGGCGCGGCCTTCCGGCGGGCCATGCCGCTGTGCGCGGGCATCCTGGTGATCGGCGCGCTGATCGCCGTGCTGACCGTACGCAGCAATGTGCTGCGCGCCGCACCGGGCGCCGAGGAGCCGTGCCGGGCGGAGACGACCTACCACTGCGGGGTGTGCGCACCGCCGCTGGATCCGGGCGAGACCACGGTCCGGAGGGTCCGGCGGCTGCCGCGCGGCGGGGGACGGCCACCCCGGCCGGCCGGGGGAGACACCCCTTAG
- a CDS encoding DUF3151 domain-containing protein, whose amino-acid sequence MAIHENLLGGPPPTQLPDDPEPRELLASGTAPSDVAAKYPTSSLAWAQLADDAFEQDRVVESYAYARTGYHRGLDALRRAGWKGHGPVPFEHEPNRGFLRALHALARAAQAIGEQEEYERCSAFLRDSSPTAADTLG is encoded by the coding sequence ATGGCCATTCACGAGAACCTGCTCGGGGGACCGCCCCCGACCCAGCTGCCCGACGACCCGGAACCCCGCGAACTGCTCGCCTCGGGCACGGCGCCGTCCGATGTCGCCGCGAAGTACCCGACCTCCTCCCTGGCCTGGGCCCAGCTCGCGGACGACGCCTTCGAGCAGGACCGGGTCGTGGAGTCGTACGCCTACGCCCGCACCGGCTACCACCGAGGCCTGGACGCGCTGCGCCGGGCCGGCTGGAAGGGCCACGGCCCGGTGCCGTTCGAGCACGAGCCCAACCGCGGCTTCCTGCGGGCGCTGCACGCCCTCGCCCGCGCCGCCCAGGCGATCGGTGAGCAGGAGGAGTACGAGCGCTGCTCGGCCTTCCTGCGGGACTCCTCGCCGACCGCGGCCGACACCCTCGGCTGA
- a CDS encoding tryptophan 2,3-dioxygenase family protein — MSQPSPIDPAGSASTAPAAGPAPADTAESDPPFAPDLSIGSSGTTPYEDYVQADVLTHLQHPLSDDPGEMVFLVTTQVMELWFTVIVHEWSTAAAALRRDDLAETEEALRRSTYELEALNAAWKPLARLTPAQFNSYRSALGDGSGFQSAMYRRMEFLLGEKSASMLVPHRGAAREHAELEKALQEPSLWDEVLRLLARRGHAVPEAVLRRDPALRYEADPAVEAVWAGIYAGPQESDLVRLGEALTDVAELVWRWRNDHLVATRRAMGAKMGTGGSAGVAWLEKRARKNVFPELWTARSHV, encoded by the coding sequence ATGTCGCAGCCGTCTCCCATCGACCCCGCAGGCAGCGCCTCCACCGCACCCGCAGCGGGTCCCGCACCGGCGGACACAGCCGAGTCCGACCCGCCGTTCGCCCCGGATCTCAGCATCGGCAGCAGCGGCACGACCCCGTACGAGGACTACGTCCAGGCGGATGTGCTCACCCACCTGCAGCACCCGCTCTCCGACGACCCCGGCGAGATGGTCTTCCTGGTCACCACTCAGGTCATGGAGCTGTGGTTCACGGTCATCGTCCATGAGTGGAGCACCGCCGCCGCGGCGCTGCGCCGTGACGACCTGGCGGAGACGGAGGAGGCGCTGCGCCGCTCCACCTACGAGCTGGAGGCGCTGAACGCCGCCTGGAAACCGCTCGCCCGGCTGACCCCGGCACAGTTCAACTCCTACCGCAGCGCGCTCGGCGACGGGTCCGGTTTCCAGTCCGCCATGTACCGGCGGATGGAGTTCCTGCTCGGCGAGAAGTCCGCGTCGATGCTGGTGCCGCACCGCGGCGCCGCGCGGGAGCACGCCGAACTGGAGAAGGCCCTCCAGGAGCCGAGCCTGTGGGACGAGGTGCTGCGGCTGCTCGCCCGCCGCGGTCATGCCGTGCCCGAGGCCGTCCTCCGGCGGGACCCCGCGCTGCGCTACGAGGCCGACCCGGCCGTCGAGGCCGTCTGGGCCGGGATATATGCGGGCCCGCAGGAGTCCGACCTCGTCCGGCTCGGCGAGGCGCTGACCGATGTGGCCGAGCTGGTCTGGCGCTGGCGCAACGACCACCTGGTCGCGACCCGGCGGGCGATGGGAGCGAAGATGGGCACCGGTGGCTCGGCGGGGGTGGCCTGGCTGGAGAAGCGGGCCCGCAAGAATGTCTTCCCGGAGCTGTGGACGGCGCGCAGCCATGTCTGA
- the kynU gene encoding kynureninase codes for MSETPEFPDRAGLQEPSGAREHAARAAERDAADPLAAIRDRFVLDAAPDHASGDAGVYLDGNSLGALPRTVPGRIADVIAREWGELRIRSWTESGWWTAPERIGDKIAPLIGAAPGRVVVGDSTSVNLFKAVVGGVRMAGKGCTEILVDATTFPTDGYIARSAARMTGLAVRPVEPARIADEVTERTALALVNHVDYRTGRLNDLPGITHALHSAGALAVWDLCHSAGALPVGLDAHHVDLAVGCTYKYLNGGPGAPAYLYIRESLQERFESPLPGWNSHGDPFAMDPAYVPAEGIARGRVGTPDILSLLALEAALEVWDGVSIEAVRAKSLALTDFFLECVNAYVPPGRARSVTPYDHQRRGSQVSLECSPAAEEVMDELIRRGVVGDFRRPDVLRFGFTPLYTSFADAERAAWVLGEVLRALPDVESGAGGAAG; via the coding sequence ATGTCTGAGACCCCGGAATTCCCCGACCGCGCCGGCCTCCAGGAGCCGTCCGGCGCTCGTGAGCACGCCGCGCGGGCCGCGGAGCGGGACGCCGCCGACCCGCTCGCCGCGATCCGTGACCGCTTCGTCCTCGACGCCGCGCCCGACCACGCCTCCGGTGACGCCGGGGTCTACCTGGACGGCAACTCCCTCGGCGCGCTGCCCCGTACGGTGCCCGGCCGGATCGCCGATGTCATCGCCCGCGAGTGGGGCGAGCTGCGCATCCGGTCCTGGACCGAATCCGGCTGGTGGACCGCGCCCGAGCGGATCGGCGACAAGATCGCGCCGCTGATCGGAGCGGCACCGGGCCGGGTGGTGGTCGGCGACTCGACCAGCGTCAACCTCTTCAAGGCCGTGGTGGGCGGCGTCCGGATGGCCGGCAAGGGCTGTACGGAGATCCTCGTCGATGCCACGACCTTCCCGACCGACGGCTATATCGCCAGGTCAGCGGCCCGGATGACCGGCCTCGCGGTGCGCCCGGTCGAGCCCGCGCGGATCGCCGACGAGGTCACCGAGCGGACCGCGCTGGCGCTGGTCAACCACGTCGACTACCGCACAGGACGGCTCAACGACCTGCCCGGCATCACCCACGCGCTGCACTCCGCGGGCGCGCTCGCCGTCTGGGACCTGTGCCACAGCGCCGGCGCGCTGCCGGTCGGCCTCGATGCGCACCACGTCGACCTCGCCGTGGGCTGCACGTACAAGTACCTCAACGGCGGCCCGGGCGCGCCCGCCTACCTCTACATCCGCGAAAGCCTCCAGGAACGGTTCGAATCGCCGCTGCCGGGCTGGAATTCGCACGGCGATCCGTTCGCCATGGACCCCGCGTACGTCCCCGCCGAGGGCATCGCGCGCGGCCGGGTCGGCACCCCCGACATCCTCTCGCTGCTCGCTCTGGAGGCGGCGCTGGAGGTCTGGGACGGGGTGTCGATCGAGGCCGTACGCGCCAAGAGCCTCGCCCTGACCGACTTCTTCCTGGAGTGTGTGAACGCCTACGTACCGCCGGGCCGGGCCCGCTCCGTCACGCCGTACGACCACCAGCGGCGCGGCAGCCAGGTGTCGCTGGAGTGTTCCCCCGCGGCGGAAGAGGTGATGGACGAGCTGATCCGGCGCGGGGTGGTCGGCGACTTCCGCCGGCCCGACGTGCTGCGCTTCGGCTTCACCCCGCTCTACACCTCGTTCGCGGACGCGGAGCGGGCGGCGTGGGTGCTCGGCGAGGTGCTGAGGGCGCTGCCCGACGTCGAGTCCGGGGCGGGCGGGGCCGCCGGGTGA
- a CDS encoding alpha/beta hydrolase family protein — translation MSAADEEAALLGLAPVAPDRTVAYGPHPDQVVDLYLPRAAGAERAAEDARVADGEQQADEARAAGGERWADEARLADGAPAPAVGPPPVVLLHGGFWRAAYDRRHLSPLAAALAGQGLPVALAEYRRVGAGGGAPQTFDDVTAGLAAAVRELPGGGDPVLVGHSAGGQLALLAAARPGTRVSRVLAVAPVADLARAHALGLSNGAVAELFGDGPGLAERIAAADPVCHPPAGVPVTILHGTDDPDVPLDLSRRYAAHSPGTTDLRELPGVGHYGPVTPGSPSCHTLFAQLHRTCST, via the coding sequence GTGAGCGCGGCGGACGAGGAGGCGGCGCTGCTGGGGCTGGCCCCGGTGGCGCCGGACCGGACGGTGGCGTACGGGCCGCATCCGGACCAGGTCGTCGACCTGTACCTGCCGCGGGCGGCCGGCGCCGAGCGGGCGGCCGAGGACGCGCGGGTGGCCGACGGCGAGCAGCAGGCGGACGAGGCGCGGGCGGCCGGCGGCGAGCGGTGGGCGGACGAGGCGCGGCTGGCCGACGGGGCCCCGGCGCCGGCCGTCGGCCCCCCGCCGGTCGTCCTCCTGCACGGCGGCTTCTGGCGCGCCGCCTACGACCGCCGCCATCTGTCGCCGCTGGCCGCCGCACTGGCCGGGCAGGGGCTGCCGGTCGCGCTCGCCGAGTACCGCAGGGTCGGTGCCGGCGGCGGGGCGCCGCAGACCTTCGACGATGTGACGGCGGGCCTCGCGGCGGCGGTGCGCGAGCTGCCGGGCGGCGGGGATCCGGTGCTGGTCGGCCACTCCGCGGGCGGCCAGCTCGCGCTGCTCGCCGCCGCCCGCCCCGGCACCCGCGTCTCCCGTGTCCTCGCCGTCGCACCGGTCGCCGACCTCGCCCGCGCCCATGCGCTGGGCCTGAGCAACGGCGCGGTCGCCGAACTGTTCGGCGACGGGCCCGGCCTCGCGGAACGGATCGCCGCAGCCGACCCGGTGTGCCACCCGCCCGCCGGCGTCCCGGTCACGATCCTGCACGGCACCGACGACCCGGACGTCCCGCTCGACCTCTCCCGCCGCTACGCCGCACACAGCCCCGGCACCACGGACCTGCGCGAGTTGCCCGGCGTCGGCCACTACGGCCCCGTCACCCCCGGCAGCCCCAGCTGTCACACACTCTTCGCCCAACTGCACCGAACCTGTAGTACTTGA
- a CDS encoding sensor histidine kinase: MNDTTQTQSHLRSEARIAHGALHRLRQDLFVGAFAFRPMPPLEDAKVSRWLPFLPQRLRYWARWLPHSLVGFFSVCVFLGNLTAGSGPGALHDLLITGFSALVAAGPMLTLFRPVGAYWLSVGAFTVSAVTYAALASPFASVVGEVAFPVHLAVMVLVVLRTRPRLAIEMWLVTFATAAVLTALLGMDTGELPPVAVFCGVVLVSAAAVRAWREERRQVVETLTATAEERSRRTLLEERALIARELHDVVAHHMSVIAIQAEAAPYRVKDTPPELATSFSTIRENAVAALAELRRILGVVRSADPDAFAEADPEAPQPTLGSLDALLDSVRSAGLTVEAVTTGAPRPLPQGVELSAYRIVQESLSNALRHSPGAEARVEISYVLGGLGVRIVNGPPSRLAKPSPGAGHGVLGMRERVQMLGGEMTADHTEDGGFEVAAFLPVVRTAGENTVGGKA; this comes from the coding sequence GTGAACGACACCACCCAGACGCAGAGCCATCTGCGTTCCGAGGCCCGGATAGCCCACGGGGCGCTGCACCGGCTGCGCCAGGACCTGTTCGTCGGCGCCTTCGCCTTCCGTCCGATGCCGCCGCTGGAGGACGCCAAGGTGTCCCGGTGGCTGCCCTTCCTGCCGCAGCGGCTGCGGTACTGGGCGCGGTGGCTGCCGCACTCCCTCGTCGGCTTCTTCTCGGTGTGTGTCTTCCTGGGGAACCTCACCGCCGGCTCCGGGCCCGGCGCGCTGCACGACCTCCTGATCACCGGCTTCAGCGCGCTGGTCGCCGCCGGGCCGATGCTCACGCTCTTCCGCCCGGTGGGCGCCTACTGGCTGTCGGTGGGCGCGTTCACGGTGTCGGCGGTCACTTACGCGGCCCTCGCGTCCCCGTTCGCCAGCGTCGTCGGGGAGGTGGCCTTCCCCGTCCACCTCGCCGTGATGGTCCTCGTGGTGCTGCGCACCCGGCCCCGGCTGGCCATCGAGATGTGGCTGGTCACCTTCGCCACGGCGGCCGTGCTGACGGCGCTCCTCGGCATGGACACGGGCGAGCTGCCGCCGGTCGCGGTGTTCTGCGGTGTGGTGCTGGTCTCCGCCGCCGCGGTCCGCGCCTGGCGTGAGGAGCGCCGGCAGGTCGTCGAGACGCTGACCGCCACCGCGGAGGAGCGCTCCCGGCGCACGCTCCTGGAGGAGCGCGCCCTGATCGCCCGGGAGCTGCACGATGTCGTCGCCCACCACATGTCCGTGATCGCCATCCAGGCCGAGGCGGCGCCCTACCGCGTCAAGGACACCCCGCCCGAGCTCGCCACGTCCTTCTCGACGATCCGGGAGAACGCCGTCGCCGCGCTCGCCGAGCTGCGCCGCATCCTCGGTGTGGTCCGCTCCGCCGATCCGGACGCCTTCGCCGAGGCCGATCCGGAGGCCCCGCAGCCGACGCTCGGCAGCCTCGACGCGCTGCTCGACAGCGTCCGCAGCGCCGGGCTGACCGTCGAGGCGGTGACCACCGGTGCGCCCCGGCCGCTGCCGCAGGGCGTGGAGCTGTCCGCGTACCGGATCGTGCAGGAGTCGCTGAGCAATGCGCTGCGGCACTCGCCGGGCGCCGAGGCGCGGGTGGAGATCTCCTATGTGCTGGGCGGGCTGGGCGTACGGATCGTCAACGGTCCGCCGAGCCGCCTGGCCAAGCCCTCGCCGGGCGCGGGCCACGGGGTGCTGGGCATGCGGGAGCGGGTACAGATGCTGGGCGGCGAGATGACGGCCGATCACACCGAGGACGGCGGCTTCGAGGTCGCGGCGTTCCTCCCGGTGGTGCGCACGGCGGGCGAGAACACAGTGGGGGGCAAGGCATGA
- a CDS encoding response regulator: MIRVLIVDDQVMVREGFSVLLNAMPDIEVVGEAVDGRQAVHKVAVLKPDVVLMDIRMPEMNGLEATREIVAADADAKVLVLTTFDLDEYVYQALRSGASGFLLKDASAGQLADGVRIVASGEALLAPTVTKRLISEFSRLGTPRAPAQERIADLTERETEVLVLVAQGLSNGEIAEHLVVAESTVKTHVSRILVKLGLRDRTQAAVFAYEARLVTPGG; this comes from the coding sequence ATGATCCGGGTACTGATCGTCGATGACCAGGTGATGGTCCGTGAGGGCTTCTCGGTCCTGCTCAACGCCATGCCGGACATCGAGGTCGTCGGGGAGGCGGTGGACGGCAGGCAGGCGGTGCACAAGGTCGCGGTCCTCAAGCCCGATGTCGTCCTGATGGACATCCGGATGCCGGAGATGAACGGTCTGGAGGCGACCCGCGAGATCGTGGCCGCCGACGCGGACGCCAAGGTTTTGGTGCTGACCACCTTCGACCTGGACGAGTACGTCTACCAGGCGCTGCGCTCCGGGGCCAGCGGCTTCCTGCTCAAGGACGCCTCGGCCGGCCAGCTCGCCGACGGCGTCCGCATCGTCGCCTCCGGGGAGGCGCTGCTCGCCCCCACCGTCACCAAGCGCCTGATCTCCGAGTTCTCCCGTCTCGGCACCCCGCGCGCGCCCGCCCAGGAGCGCATCGCCGATCTCACGGAGCGCGAGACCGAGGTCCTGGTGCTGGTGGCCCAGGGCCTGTCGAACGGCGAGATCGCCGAGCATCTCGTCGTGGCCGAATCGACGGTGAAGACGCATGTCAGCCGGATACTGGTGAAGCTGGGGCTGCGCGACCGCACCCAGGCGGCGGTGTTCGCGTACGAGGCGCGGCTGGTGACACCGGGGGGCTGA
- a CDS encoding calmodulin-binding protein, which produces MPRITTKIGMLAAAALLAVAAAGPAQGKQASDTAHRTGAASAAYFVMTDVTREEFVIKLTDPRKIQHARDLLSGASHSEPHVIGRIEKRPAPYNWRWSFHLRPETIDFFDFAIEVCDATTPYVEEHLDEAGGPFLPGLVWCPWTSRLVREVPQP; this is translated from the coding sequence ATGCCACGCATCACCACCAAGATCGGCATGCTGGCGGCGGCAGCACTGCTCGCCGTCGCGGCGGCCGGACCCGCCCAGGGCAAGCAGGCGAGCGACACCGCACACCGCACCGGGGCCGCGTCGGCGGCCTACTTCGTGATGACCGACGTCACGCGCGAGGAATTCGTCATCAAGCTCACCGACCCCCGCAAGATCCAGCACGCCCGTGACCTGCTGAGCGGCGCGTCCCACTCCGAGCCGCATGTCATCGGCCGGATCGAGAAGCGCCCCGCCCCGTACAACTGGCGCTGGAGCTTCCATCTCCGCCCGGAGACCATCGACTTCTTCGACTTCGCCATCGAGGTCTGTGACGCCACCACGCCCTATGTCGAAGAGCATCTGGACGAGGCCGGCGGGCCGTTCCTGCCGGGGCTGGTCTGGTGTCCGTGGACGTCGAGGCTGGTGCGGGAGGTCCCCCAGCCGTAA
- a CDS encoding ABC transporter permease, with amino-acid sequence MTAAVAAALPAPAARPRQLAGTGALLRLALRRDRVMIPAWVLSLGLTVAAMGASFEAVYGTAAERARLADSMNGNGSMRALYGPVFSDSLGGLVAWRMAGFGAVLAAVMSLLIVVRHTREEEETGRQELLSAGVIGRRAPLTASLLTALLANAGLAALIAGGLTASGLPGAGSLALGAAVGGTGLLFAGLAAIAAQLTESARLAKGLTGAVLGLAFALRAAGDAAAPGAGSPLTWVSPIGWSQNLRAYAGERWWTVALFLAAAALAAGASYALTARRDLGMSFLPARPGPALAPRSLSGPFGLAWRLQRATLLGWSLGFLCAGGIFGGIAEGASDLVGGNRQAREIVERMGGQQGLTEAFLATMTGLLGMVAALYAAGAVLRLRGEETGARAEPVLAGAVGRLRWAAGHLAFAYAGTVVILAAGGLGLGLAHGLSADDLGGAPGPVLAAALAQVPAVWTLTGLAVLVFGLLPGATGAVWALVGGCLALGWVGPSLDLPGWAMDLSPYSHLPKLPGAEVTAAPFLWLTALSVLLALVGLAGLRRRDLG; translated from the coding sequence ATGACCGCCGCCGTGGCCGCGGCCCTCCCCGCGCCCGCCGCACGCCCCCGTCAACTGGCGGGCACCGGAGCCCTGTTGCGCCTCGCGCTGCGCCGCGACCGGGTGATGATCCCGGCCTGGGTGCTGTCCCTCGGACTGACCGTCGCCGCCATGGGCGCGTCCTTCGAGGCGGTCTACGGCACCGCGGCCGAGCGCGCCCGGCTGGCCGACTCGATGAACGGCAACGGCTCGATGCGCGCGCTGTACGGACCGGTCTTCAGCGACTCCCTCGGCGGCCTGGTCGCCTGGCGGATGGCCGGTTTCGGCGCCGTCCTCGCCGCGGTGATGAGCCTGCTGATCGTCGTCCGGCACACCCGCGAGGAGGAGGAGACGGGACGTCAGGAGCTGCTGTCCGCGGGCGTGATCGGCCGCCGTGCGCCGCTGACCGCGTCCCTGCTGACGGCGCTGCTCGCCAACGCCGGGCTCGCCGCACTGATCGCGGGCGGCCTGACCGCCTCCGGCCTGCCGGGCGCCGGTTCGCTCGCGCTCGGCGCCGCCGTCGGAGGCACCGGCCTGCTCTTCGCCGGCCTGGCCGCCATCGCCGCCCAGCTGACCGAGAGCGCGCGGCTCGCCAAGGGCCTGACCGGCGCGGTGCTCGGCCTCGCCTTCGCGCTGCGCGCCGCGGGCGACGCCGCGGCCCCCGGGGCCGGCTCCCCGCTCACCTGGGTCTCGCCGATCGGCTGGTCGCAGAACCTGCGGGCGTACGCCGGCGAGCGCTGGTGGACCGTCGCGCTCTTCCTGGCGGCGGCCGCCCTGGCCGCCGGTGCCTCCTACGCGCTGACCGCCCGCCGTGACCTCGGTATGAGCTTTCTGCCGGCCCGCCCCGGACCGGCGCTCGCGCCGCGCTCGCTGAGCGGCCCCTTCGGTCTGGCCTGGCGGCTCCAGCGCGCCACCCTGCTGGGCTGGAGCCTCGGCTTCCTGTGCGCCGGCGGGATCTTCGGCGGCATCGCCGAGGGCGCCTCCGATCTGGTCGGCGGCAACCGACAGGCCCGCGAGATCGTCGAGCGGATGGGCGGTCAGCAGGGCCTGACCGAGGCCTTCCTGGCCACCATGACCGGCCTGCTCGGGATGGTGGCGGCGCTCTACGCGGCCGGGGCGGTACTGCGGCTGCGCGGCGAGGAGACCGGGGCGCGTGCGGAGCCGGTGCTGGCCGGGGCGGTGGGGCGGCTGCGCTGGGCGGCCGGCCATCTGGCCTTCGCCTATGCGGGCACCGTCGTCATCCTGGCCGCCGGCGGCCTGGGCCTGGGCCTCGCCCACGGCCTCTCGGCCGACGACCTCGGCGGCGCGCCCGGCCCCGTACTGGCCGCCGCCCTCGCCCAGGTCCCGGCGGTCTGGACCCTCACCGGCCTGGCGGTCCTCGTCTTCGGCCTGCTCCCCGGGGCCACCGGCGCCGTCTGGGCCCTGGTCGGCGGCTGCCTGGCCCTCGGCTGGGTCGGCCCCTCCCTGGACCTCCCCGGGTGGGCCATGGATCTCTCCCCCTACAGCCACCTCCCCAAGCTGCCCGGCGCGGAGGTCACCGCCGCCCCGTTCCTCTGGCTGACGGCCCTCTCCGTTCTCCTCGCCCTCGTGGGCCTGGCGGGGCTGCGCCGGCGCGACCTCGGCTGA